TGCCATACGTCGCGCCTGAATGGTTCTGTGCAGCGATCCGAGCACGCCAGAAGCTTGCGGCATCCTGGCCACCCTGCATTGCGTTGAACTCGTCCGTTCTGATCGCCAGAGCTGCGGCGGGTGGTGTGCCTTCGACGAAGGACTCGAGACTGCGGTTGAGGGCGCTGCCGCCGAGGAAGTCGGCATACTCACGGACGGACTGCACCACCGCGAAGCTCGCGGGGTTTCCGTGGACCAATGCGTTGCGAACGCGGCGGCGGCGCGCTTCGAGCACTTTGCCCTCGGCCGTGTACTCATGGATGAGGGCGCTGTAGGTGGCGTGTTCGCCAATGCTGGTGAACATTCGCGCGATCCAGGCGCGCTCATGCATAAGGCGGCACAGCGACAGGAAATCGTCGGCTCGATCGGCGAGAAGCAGGATCCACGGCTGCTTCGGTCGGCTGGAAAACCATTCGACCGTGAGCTCGGTGAGCAGCTCATCGCGCCGACCACCGCCGAGTAGGCACATCCCCGCTGCGCGCCGAAGATCCGTGAGCCATCGGGCATGCGGCCAGTGCTCTCCGAGCAGTGCGAAGAGCTTGTTCGGGTCCATGGCCGCGTGTGCAGCGATGTGCTGCACCACTCGGTCCGAGAGCGGAATCACGCTGCTGATGTCGGCTTCCGACGGCTTCCGCAGCGCCATATCGCGGCTGAAGGGGTGATCGGCTGTCGTCTGCACTTCGATGGCCGCAGCCAGGAACTTGGGGAGTTCTACTCGGGCAAGTGCCTCGGCGATCCGCGGTCCATGTTGTTCGATCGCATCAGCGGTGATCCCAGCTCCATAGTGGTCGTCGGGGAAACCGGTCTCACGCCAAACGGCTGAGAAGCCAACAGAGCCGGGTTTCCCCGAGCGAATGATGGCGTGCTGAGCTAGCCGCAGACGGATCCCGCCAGCGTTGTGGATCGACACATTCAGGATGGTGTCCACGATGTCGACGGCGCGCGAGACTGCACCGGCAGCGGTCGTGTTGCCGAGGTCGACGCGCACAAGGATGTCGACGTCGGACTCCTCGTCGACCATCTTCGCAACCTGGAACATAAGGCCGTCCCGGACCAGCTCCGAGAGCTCTGCCTTGTGGGCGAAGTCCTGCCCGCCAGGCTCGGCGTTCGGAACGGCCCAGTGGGCGTCGAGGAAGGACACACGCCCGGCAGAGAGATGAAGATGAAGGCGTCCTTGGTAGCCCAACCAGACAACGATCGGTTCGACCTGGGCAGGTGTGCCGACGAAGGTACGCGCGTTCGTCAGCCGCTGATCGAGGGGCACGTCCTTCTCGCCGATGGGGATATCGTTAGGGTCGCGGCCGAAGGCCACGATCGACACGAGATCGCGGAAGGCCCTCTCCGCGCTGAGGCCCCGCCGCTGCAGTTGCTCGAACAGAAGCTCAGCGATAGGGCGATACTCTCGCCGCGCCAGGGTCCGATCCTGCGCGGTCACGACCAGATCGTCCCAGCTGGCGCGTGCCGCATCGTCCGAGCCGAGCTCGGCGAGAAGATCCCGCGCGGTGGAGAGCAGGTTTGTCCAGGCCGCGTCAGTACGAGTGCCGGGCGGCTGGGCGAGTACCGCCGAGGGGCTCGTGGAGAGCTGCAATAGGGCTGCTCGGAATGCGGACAACTCCCCTGCGATGTGATTGCTGAGGGTTGCGCCGACCGCAGCTACCGATTCGTCGAGGTCAAACTGGAGAGAGTCGCGGTTGTAGCGCCTCTTCCACGCGTCGGTGCCGCTGGCAAGCTCGACCCACTCGGCGATCTCCTCGACGATGACCGTGAGCGGCAAAACGCTGCTGAGGCCGTGACGGCGGTCGAGCGATGAGACCAGGGATTTCGGCCAATCGGGACCGTCATCGGACCAGTGGTCGCTGACGTTGTGGTCGATCATTATGGGCGTTCCGTTCAGAGGGGTGTTGCCACGACAATGACCCTGCTGTCGTAGCTGTAGTCACCACGGTAGCCACCACCGCACAGCCACCCGTTCGGGGTCGAGGCAGCCGGTCGTCACACTGGACCACACGTTCGCCATGGGCTCGATCCCGACGGGCCGCAGGCTCCAGTTTGACGCGCACTGATCTGCCGCTACCGGCGCACTGCCCTTGCTTCTCCTTCTTGCCGTCTTTGAATTGGAAGGCGGGATTGATCTTCGCTGGTCATACTGGTGCCCATGAAGCTTGCTGAGGCTCTTGCGCTGCGCGCGGATGCGGCGCGTCGTGCCGAACAGCTCCGTGCCCGCATCGTCGGCAGCGCTCGATACCAGGAGGGTGAGACGCCTGCTGAGGACGCTGTGGCCCTCCTGGCGGAAGCCGGCGAGGTGCTAGGTGAGCTGGAGACGCTAATTCGACGAATCAACCGCACCAACGCTGCCACCCCGGTTGACGGTGGCACACTCACCGATGCGCTGGCACGTCGCGACGTGCTTCGTTTGCGGCACCGCATGGTCACCTCTGCCGCCGACGCCGCTGCCGGGGAGGGGCAGCGCGGGTTTCGGCAGTTGCGGTCGGAACTGAAGATGATCCCGGCCCTGCCGGTGGCGCAACTGCGCAGCCAGGCCGACGACCTCGCCCGGCAACTCCGCGAGGTCGACACGGTGATCCAACGTACGAACTGGGAGGTCGACCTGCTGGACTGAGAGGTTGCGGAGCAGGTAGCCGACGTGGAGGCGTGCACGAACCCGAGAGCCGGCGGGTATTCCGGTTCACTCCTGGCGCGCCGAGGGCAGGCGCAGGGGTTCGACTCCCCAGCACACAACGCAGGCCCAGCACAGCACACAGGTGACGGCGCACAGGGCACAGCACACCACCAAGTGCAGATCCACGACGGCGAGGGTGGGACAGGGGCCTACCGCAACCCCCATAGGTACAGATCGTTCGCTACAACGCTCGATGCCCGCACTGATCTGCCGCAGTCGCGAGATCCGGGCAAGCTCGCTGGAAACAGGGGTGCGCCCGGTCAGGTGCCGGGATCAGTGTCGGCCTGTCGCTCCTCGCCGGTGTCGAAGAACCTCGTCAGGTAGGCCGGCGGCCCCAGAGCGCTGGCCCGAACCAGAGAGAAGACCTCCGCCCCATGCCCGGGCTCACTAAACAGCCGGTATGCCTGGGCAAGTCCCACAAATTCCATGTCGGACTGCTCGGCCGCATACCCGAGCGCCTCGTCCTCGGCCAGCGCGATCGCCTCGTCGAAAGCCTCGGCGCGCCACAGCGTCAGCCGTTCCTCGTACACCTGGCTCGCCGAGTCGCCACCCACCCGAAAGACGCAGCGAACGCAGAACCAACCGACCTCGGCCTGCGTCTCTTCGTTCGGTCTGGTCATCCATACATCGTCCCGCCTCGGCTCGCAGGCAGCGAACCCGTCTACCAGGGCCACACTCTTCCGCCGAACACTCGTAGCAGGAGGTGAGGTGGGCTGCCCGGTCGGTGGCACCCCGACGTAGTCATGATTGGGCGGCCTGCCGTATCGCCCAGGCTGAGGCCGGCCACGTGCCGGCGCTCGTCGAGGTCGTGTCCGTCATCAACGCCACGCGGAGTGCGCCAAGTCAGCGCCTTGCCCTGCATCCGCTTCTGCCGCGAGGTGTTCGTCTACATTGGGTGACTGTTCCTTAAGGTCCGCAGCCTGCCCAAGAGCGATCTACAGCTGAGCCTCAACCCGGTGCAGGCCCCCGCCCCCGCCGCCGCTCTGCTTCGCGCCGCCGCCACCGCCGACCGAGACCTCACCCGCTACCTGATTGAGGTTCCGGCACCTCGCGCTGCTGCCGGCGACGAAGACTGAACAGCTCTCGTAGGACGGGTGCCGCCGGGGCCGGACTGACCTGGCTCGGCGGCACCTGTCGGTACTCAGACGGTTGGCCCGGAGGAGCTACCGTCCGCCGCGCAGGCGGCGGCAAGCAGTCGTTGCGCGGTGCGTTGCGTGATGCCGAGCTGTTCGGCGAGTACGATGCCGAGGCCGCGTCGGTTGCGCCCGGTGCGGTCGGCCTCGGTTAGGAGTGCGATGGCGGCGGGTAGCCGAGGGTCGTCGGCGTAGGGGTGTGGTTTGCGGGCACCGGTGGTGCCGGGGGTGCGGCCGGTGGACTGTCGTCCGGTGCGGGCGTCGGCTACGGCCCACACGGTGCGCCGGTACCACAGGCGGCGGATTCGCCCGTCCGGCAGATGCTCAATGCGGTCGGGGCGGTTGAGCAGGGTGTCGGGCAGGTTGCGGTACGAGCTGTAGCCGAGAACCCTCGCCGCCGCGCCTGAGCCGACGAGGTCTTCGGGGTCGCCGCGGCGGTCGACCTTGGTCAGCGCGGCGCGTTTCGCGGCCTGGTGCGCGGTGTGGAATGCCTCGATGTCGTCGAGCCAGAACCACTCGCGGCGGTCGTGCTGGAAGCCTTCCGGGAAGCCGAACCGAGCGCGGTGGCGGTGCCAGTGGTTGACCGTGGTGTAGGCCGCACCGGTGAACGCGGCGACTTCGGTTCGGTTTAGGGCGATCCGTCCGCCGATCATGCGTCGTCCCACGCCCTCGTCCTTCCTCCGGTGGTGGCTCGGTGGCGGTGCCGTGCCGTCGAGGCGGATACGGCTCGCCGTAGTATCGGCGGCACGCCCCGGCTTGGGTAGAAGCGGCGTTGTGTCCGCAGGCGGCCCGGAGTGGGCGAGGTGGCCGGTCGGGATTTGCGCGCACCCTCGGGTGTGCCCGCCGGCCACCGACCCACCTCGTTACTCCCGTGGGCGCAGTATCTTCCACGCCACCTGCGCCATGTGGTCGATGCGCAGTGCGGCCAGTTTCGCGCGGGTGGCGGGTTTGAGTGCGTCGTACACGGTCAGGATCGCGGCGGCGGTGGTCGCGTCCACCAGCACCCCGTCGATCTTGCGGCACGCGCCGCCCTTCGCCTCCCGCAGCAACTCGATCACCCGTGGGTCACCCGCTGTCGCATCGTCGGGAAGGGCGTCGATGTCGGCCAGTCCTTCGCAATCGGGGCAGGTCACGAGGTGCGGGTCCTGGGTGACGCGGCTCAAGGGCACGCCGTCTGTGCCGCACACCGGCCCTATCCGGCGGCGGGCCTTCGCGTGAGTCAAGGCGGGCCAGCCGGGCCGCCCCGTGGTGTCGGTGGTCATGGTGCCTCCCCCGCCGGGTGGGTCCAGATGCCGAGCGGGTGACCGGGGGCGATGCGGCCTCGGCCGGGGGCCAGGGTGTCGAACACGTCAGAGTACCGCTCGTGGAGTTGGCCCCGGGTGCGCATCAGGTGTTTGCCTCGGGTGAGCTTCGCGGGCAGGGACTCGACCACCCGGCCGATCAGCCCGTACAGGTCCCGGGCTTCGATGAGGTCCGCGCAGCCCTGGCATGCCGACCAGCGTTCGCCCCACGCCTGGGTAAAGGCGTGCTCGGTGTCGGTGCGGCGTACCCGCGCCGCGTGGTGCCGCACCTGGTAGTCGCCTACGGCGACCACGCGGGCGGTGACTCGGCGGGCGTCGGTGACCTGGTTGGCGCATCGGTAGATCCAGGCGGCGTCGGGTGCGGTGCAGAAGTCGCATTCGATGATCGGGTCGGCAATCTCGGTGATGGGCACCGGCTCGGGCCGATGGTCGCTGCGCTGGCCGCGCTGCTCGGCCGCGTGCAGATACTCGACGACCATGCCGAGGTTGTTGAAGCGGAGGTTGAGCGCGCGACGGCAGCGGCGGCAGTAGAGCGACCCCGGGACCGGCGCCATGCTCACGTCGAGGGCTACCGCCTCGGGGCCAGGGCCGGATTCCTCGGGGTCCGGGGAGTGCGGTGGCATCACTGGTCGCCTCCATCCTGGTTGCGGGTGGGCTGCGGCCAGGCGGGGTTGGCCGGGTCGAGGGTCAGCCCGAGACGCAGGCTCGCGAGGTCGACCACCCGCCGCAGCAGGCTCGCCGTTCCGTTGCTGAGGTCGGCGTCGTAGTCGTGGGCGATGCGGCAGGCATCGCGCAACGCCACGCACGCGGTGGTGAACGCGGCCTCCAGGGCGGCCCGGTCGTCCGCCCGGGTGGCTCGCCTGACCTTCGCGGCCGGGTAGGTGCGCTCGACGCCGTTGGGAAAGCGGAGGGTGTAGCGGCGGGCGTAGGTGGTGTGCGGGGTGGAATAGCGGACGTCGGTGACGGCGCCGAGGCGGTACTCAGTGGCGTCGGACGGCTTGATCACCCGGGCGGTGTCGCCGTACTCCAGGGACCGGTACATCACAACTCCGTTCACGGGGTGAGGGCTAGCTGGTGGGGTGGTCGATCTCGCCGCCGCCGTTGACCTCGAAGGCGATGAGGCGGTCGCTGGTCTCGGTGGTGTCGGCGTGCAGGTAGAGGTCGGCGGTGCGGCGTTTCACGCCGATGGAGACGCCGTGCACGTCCAGCACCACGTAGCTGGTGCGGTCGGTGGGCTCGGCGGGGTAGACGCGCAGGTTGAGCCGGCCGATCACCTCGGCGCAGACGGGGTCGACCGAGTCGAGCTGGGCCAGCGCGTCCGCGAGCTGCGGGCCGCTGAGGGTGCGTTGCCTGTCGCCGAGGCCGTCGGTGTCTTGCGAGGGGTCGATCCAGGGCGTCATGCCGGCTTCCCCTCGTCGCTGGGCGGCTCGTCGGCCGGCGGGGTGGGTGGGAAGGCGGGGAGGATGCTGGCGAGGATGCTGCCGTTCGGGTGGTCGGTGAGGGCGGCGCAGGCGATGAGCGCGGCTCCAGCGGCGGCGGCTTGGGCCGGGGTGTAGCGCACGCGTACGGTGCGGGTGCCGTCGAGGGTGGTGGCGCGGACCTCGACGCGGGCCTGTTGCCAGGTGGCGACGGGCAGCCGCTCGTCCGGCACGGCGTGGACGGTGCCGCGTAGTGCCTCGCGCAGCGCGGCGCGCAGCTGCTCGCGTCGGTAGGCGGCGGTGCCCTCCCACCGCGATGCCGCTTTCCGGTGGGCGGCGCGGTCGTCGCCGGTGGCGACGGCCGCGCGGGCGTGGAAGCGTTCGGCGTTGCCGATGGCGTGGGCGAACTCGGCGGCGAGGTCGAACAGTTGGTCAGGATGCATGCGGATGCTCCATGGACGAGTCGAATGGGTGTCGCCGGTGGTGCCGCGCGGCCCCGGGGTCGGACCGGGCCGCGCGGCATCCGTCGCGGCGGTCAGGGATGGGTGGCCGGTGGTCCGGCGGCACCGTTCGGGGTGGCCGGTTGGCCGGTGAATCCGGGCGTGACGAACGGCGGGGCGGCCTTCACGTGAGGCAGACCGGGGTCGAGTTTCTGGCCGATCCGGTCGAGAGCGATGGCCCCGTGCGCGGTGAGGTGCGCGCCCACGGCGAGGGCCTGCGCCCCGGTGAGCAGCACGACGAGGCGACGGACCGCCGTGTCGTGCACGTGCAACTCGACATGGCCGTTCGTTAGCGGGCGGACCGGCAGGAACCGCTCTACCTGCCCCACCCTCGGCAGCACCGTTCGGATTGCCTCGACCAGCGCCGGCCACCGCTCGTTGACCAGGGCGTCCCACTGCGCGGCCCGAGCGGACAGGTGGGCGTGTTCGGCCTCGCTGGCCGAGTGCCCGGCCATCGCGCGGGCCACCTCGGCCGCCGCGAAGGTCGCGCACATCTCGTTGGCCAGCTCGATCACCACCTCGGCGGTGACCGCCGGTGCATGCAGCGGCGCCACGGTCGGCTCGGTGGGCTCGGTGGTGGTGTCGGCGGTCCCGGCGGCGGGGTGCGCGCCGGGGCCGGGCGGGTTGGTCCCGCGCCGGCCCCACTGCCGGCCCACCTCAGACCGCCAGCAACTCGAACGCGCGGGCCTTGACGTCCGCACCGGCACCGGTCAGCGCCCGCGTCGCCCGAGCAAGGCCGGTCTTCGCGGGGGCGAAGTGGTCCACGTACTCGGTGATGGCCTGGTATCCAGCCCACCGGGTGCCCTTGATCGCCTTCTGCGTGTCCGCGTCCCGGATCAAGTACCGCAGCGTGTTCGTACGCTGCTTCGCAAGGTTCTTCCCCACGTCGGAGGCGTCCTCGTCCAGGGGCCACACCTGCGCGACGATCTTCTCGAACTCACCCAGGGTCAACGACTCGTTGATCATCTTCTCGGCCTCGGTCTCGAAGTCGGCGAACGCGCGCCACATCAGGCCGAGAGCCTGCCGCGCCTCGGCGATCTTGGCGCCGACGTTCGAGGTGTGCCGGAACGTGTACGAGGCGCGCGAGCGCTGGTAGGCCAGGGCCTGCGTGTTCGCGCACACGATCCGGACCGGGGTGGCGTCCAGGCGCAGCGCGGCGGTGCCGTCGTGGGAGGTGGTGGCGGCGAGGTAGAGGTCCATGTCGTCCACCCCGGCGATCCGCATCGCCTGCGGCAGCTTCATGGTCACGAAGACGCTGCGACCCCTACGCATGGAGCCGGCGGTCTCGAAGTGCGCGCCAGACTGATCGACCAGGAGGTTGAGGGTTTCGGCGACCTGCTCGTTCTGCACCACCGAGTAGTCCTCGCCGACCACACCGAGGTACTCGACCTCACCGGTGACCGGGTTGGTGCGGACGGTCATGTACTTGTCGGGGCAGTCGACCTTCGTCACCCCACGCTCGGTGACCTCGATGCCCTGAAGGGCGATCTTGCGGACCTCCCAGCCGCCGAGCCACGCCTTGCTCATGACCTCCTGCGCGGTCATGCACGCCTCGGTGACGGTGCCGAGCTGATGCCAGGCCGACAACCGCGCGGAGGCGAACGCGGTCTCGCCGTTGGCGAACGTTTCCAGTTCGTGTGCCACGATCTCTCCTTTATTGCATTGGATGAATGATTCGAGGGGTTCGGTGTTCGTTGTCGTTGTTGGCAAAGGGATTCCGAGCGGG
This is a stretch of genomic DNA from Micromonospora sp. WMMD1082. It encodes these proteins:
- a CDS encoding DIP1984 family protein translates to MKLAEALALRADAARRAEQLRARIVGSARYQEGETPAEDAVALLAEAGEVLGELETLIRRINRTNAATPVDGGTLTDALARRDVLRLRHRMVTSAADAAAGEGQRGFRQLRSELKMIPALPVAQLRSQADDLARQLREVDTVIQRTNWEVDLLD
- a CDS encoding DUF932 domain-containing protein — translated: MAHELETFANGETAFASARLSAWHQLGTVTEACMTAQEVMSKAWLGGWEVRKIALQGIEVTERGVTKVDCPDKYMTVRTNPVTGEVEYLGVVGEDYSVVQNEQVAETLNLLVDQSGAHFETAGSMRRGRSVFVTMKLPQAMRIAGVDDMDLYLAATTSHDGTAALRLDATPVRIVCANTQALAYQRSRASYTFRHTSNVGAKIAEARQALGLMWRAFADFETEAEKMINESLTLGEFEKIVAQVWPLDEDASDVGKNLAKQRTNTLRYLIRDADTQKAIKGTRWAGYQAITEYVDHFAPAKTGLARATRALTGAGADVKARAFELLAV